A stretch of DNA from Arachis hypogaea cultivar Tifrunner chromosome 19, arahy.Tifrunner.gnm2.J5K5, whole genome shotgun sequence:
TTAGTCAAAAGGAGTGTTCgaacaattacagaaatataaaaaaaacattgatttaatatgaaaaaaaaaacatcctaatacttaacaaaagaaatatccagttatattttaacaaaaataattaaatatttataaaatttaaaaaaattatgaaattcttaaagaaatagagagattcatatttgtaatacaaaaaaattcgaaaaatatataaaagaacatccatttagtatgaaaaaaaaaCATTCTTATACTTGGCAGAAAAAACATCCATGTATATTAATTCGTAGAGATTTTGAATTCACCCAAAATATTTGGCTAATTTTTGGCTAATACCATTTTGGTTCCTagcattttttaattttgataattgatagTATAAAAAACTTTTAGACGCTTAACCAATCATATTCTTTTTTGCCATGCAATGATTGTGAAGGTGGTGTCATGACATTGGCCGCCACACTGCAGCGAATAGGCCACTTTTGAAAACTATCTTTCGGGTATACTTTGGAAGCTTATCAGCTACAAATAACTCACTTAAATCCTGAAAAAGTAGTTGTTTATTGAATTGCATGCTCATTTTTTCAGGTCAGGATGAAATTGTTTACTCCACGTAAAATAACATTACTTTTTGTCATTCGCGATAAAACAAAGGTGTATAACAAAAGTATTgagttaatttaattttaaagcaactatgcatttttttttcatttgaaagTTTACATGACCACCTTTCTTTTAACAGACACCATTTGAAATCTTAAAAGGGTTATTGCTAAAAGATATGGAGGAGGTAATCCAGTGATTTTACTTTCATTTAAAGTCAGTGAAttgttatataatttatattatcctTTGTCAGTTTACTCTTTTCTCTACAGATATGGAAAGATTTTACTACATCTAAACCAGACTCCCACAATGAGGCCGCACTAAACGATTTTTTCATTGTAATTAAGATCATCACTGCTGAATTTACTAAGTGCTTCTTGTTTTTAGCATAATCTATTGGTAATTTGTATTTGGTAATAACTATTTCTACTCGGAAATAATTCCAGGTTGAGGTCGTTGCTCTTTCTAGTTATGAAGATAAGGAAGAGCAATTTAAGGAGGAGGTATGAACCGTGGGATAGCTATTTTAATTTGGTTATTACTTGCTGCATTATTAAGATGTGTGGTTGAGTGCACCTCATATTTGCATAACTACTATTCCTTCTGTTttaatataattgaaaaaaaaaagttacacaTTATGAAAAGCATAATTATatcttaataatatataaaattgtatCAGTCAAAATTACCCTTAACAAGTAAATATATGTATTCAATGTTTATTTGATCATGACGATTATTTTTTACGTGTGTTATTGGGAAAACTAGTTAACGTTATCTTGATAATAGAAATGGGAAATTATATACTTAAACTTcaatactttttaaataaaatagatatattaaACAAAGGGAGTATGTGTGTGAGTTGTAAGATGTGTAGGGAAATAGGATCATACAATTTGGCTATGAACTCATGATAATCTCATATTCGACGACAATTCTTTCCTATTTCGTTGGATTATTTTCAATGTAGGTTACGATATTGAGGCAACAAATATGCTATTCAATAGTTCAGGATAAGCCTGCTCGGGACTCAGTAGTTCCTCTCTCAGACTTTCCTTACAGTTCTCAGGAAATCTGGGAAAAGATTAAGGCAGACAAGGACCTCGACCTTCCTTCTCATAAGGTAAATCTTGCAAAATATATTAGCTCTTGAGATCAAAAGTGTTAGCAAATTTTCTTTCAAGGACTAATCTGTTAAGTCTTTATTATTTCAACAACCAAAGTGGTATATTATCTCTTGTACATTAGTAATATTAATCTGTTGTGGCTTGATCAACTTGTAGGTTATGGTTGCTACTGTTCGATGTGAAAAAATTGCCAGGGATTTAGCTGCAAAGGAGGTATGAGGAGCACTTGAAAAAAAGGAGACTCGTATTTGACTGAATTAAGTGATTGATTTTATTCAATATACAAACATACACATACATAAACATATAACTTCTATTGTTATTTAAAGATAGTAATAATTAAGTTATTCTATTACCAATATCCTTCATATATGAACCTAATTAATTCTAACTGCTAGTTAGTTCTCATGTGTTAGGAATTTGGGTATTATATGGAGTACCCAAAGTCTTAAGTAGTATGGGATATTTGATATTGTATTTAAGAAGATTGGTTATTCCTTCTTAATAACTAGcttttaaggtagcgtttgtttttagAGACTGAGGTAGGGAAACTCATTATTgtgtttggtggtgaaaaattgGAACTAAAATTTTAATGTCGGAACACAAAATTTTAGTCTTTTCAATACTTCTAAAAATTAGAAACACAAATActgaaattcgaaaataaaacaaaataatttttgttataaactACTAATGTTATTTCTGTATTCGTAATTACTAATGCTAGGGAAGTTTCTTTCACATACATCAGGAATGGCATCAATTCAAAAAGGATATGAATTGTAGCACTACTGAATTTGTGAACAGGCTTAGTTCACAAATTGTTGCTTGTTTGTCAGAGTGAGTATAATTCATTTTTCATAACACCATAATATCGTGAAAGGTTTAGTAGCGAAGCAGATCAAAGGGATGTTGACATATTGTTTTCACATTAATCTAGGTATGATGCTGAAACCAGTTATTATGATAAAGGTCCAAGATCTACATACAAAAATCAACTTAAAGAAAAATTGCTGCAGgtacattattttaattttcttgcaattatgttAGTTCAACCTTTTCTTTTTTGTCATTGTTAAATAAGTAATGACAGGGTTATATATTAATGATTAATGAATTAAGTCACTACTTAAATTTGTGGATTGTTGGCCACTTCATTTTGTTTATATTGAAGTCCCGACGACTCATGAAATGTCTATTTGATTGGTCAGCTTTCTGAACCAGCATTGGTATCTGCATTGGAGCATATAAGATCTACAATTCTGGTCGAGTTCAAGCACACATTTAAAACTGCATTGAAACAAGGGGAGGAGTTTTATGCAGTTGCTAGTAGTTGCATTGAGCTTTGTTTGTCTAACTTCGACAAAGCCTGTCCAGGtgcacattttttttcttttttaatttctatatcCTATGTTTCAAACTAAATATCTAACTGGTACATATCTAACGGAATTTGAAAGAGATGGAAATGTGAACTAAATATTGTGACAAATTATTAATTTGGTGCTGAGCGTAGACGACTAGCTTTGCTGCTGTTCCAATAATTATTTAAGTAGGTGTTGGAGTAACAGGGCTGATAGCTTTGACTACTGTTTGAGATGTTAAACTTTATAAATCTCTCCTAATTTAGCTTTCGAAATTGTCATGCAATTATGATCTCAAGAGAGTTGCAGAGTTAAATACATTAACCTTGCAGTTGCAGATGTTGTGATTGAAATGACAAATAAGTGCAAAATTGGAGTAAGGAGGAAATTGCAGTTGGATATTGTCTTAGTGGTTTCTTCATCTTATCAGGTATTGATCAATCATGTCCTGTGTTCTTGGAATTAGGAGTATTCAAATTTAAACCGATCTAAATTAAATTGTTTATccaattcaatttaaataaaaaacagatTAAAACTgcattaatttaaatttgattgaattctatttttcacaaacTGCTGAatcggatctacttttcataaccgattAAATCCAACCCAAACCGCACAATGTActataatattatcattttattattatatttacaattatacttataaaatgtttaatttgtttatatatttttatattatttatgtattgttattatttattttacctaatctataattttatttctattgttatgttgtctttgatttttgaatataTTATTGAGATTTGTTATGTCATGGTTATTTAAAGTTTGATATTgaaacttattatatatatttaatattcttaatttacaaaattgcaactccaatccaatccaaaccatttaaaaaataagtatCCAATCCAAATTGCACCACAAGTAAAATTAGTGTTCGGATCGGATGAGTTTTTGactcaaaaccgatccaaaccgcaccAGAACACCCCTGCTTGAAAGGTTTTCTGATGGTAGTGCCACTGCaggaaaaactaagagaagtcttgTCTGAATCCATTGAAAAAGAACTCTTTGGTGGAGTTATTATAGATCCTTGGAAATCAATAAGGGAAGTTCTCAGGACTGAGGTGCGACCTACTGTTTCCCAGTTATCCACTGCACTTATTGGACTTGGTATAGGTCCATATACAAGGAAGATGATTGAGAATTTAGAGGATTATGCAAGGAGTGTTGTAAAAGAAAAGGTTAGGGGTGAAGCTAAAAATGTTCAAACGCGAATGAAGATGTGTTTTGAAAGCAGGTTTGTGAACCGTCTTTACATAGGCAATGATGACATTCCAACCGCCGCAAAGTCTGCTCGCTGTTATGTATGACGCTGTTAATTTTTCATGAATCCATTTCTTTAAATGCTGAGTCCATGTTGTATTCTTATATGTTCTTAACCAAAGTCTTAATCCTATGCAGTCTTTGACATTATTATCTATTTTGGCTGCAATTCGTTTGGATGATGATGATACCGATGACATTAAGGAAATATTAGAAGCTGAATTATTGGATTCGTCATCAAGCAGtgctaaaagaaaaagaaacaacgCCAAGTTTGATCCACTGTGCCTAGCTTCTGATAGTTGGGAACAGGTTCGTTTTGTTGGGGATCGATTCTATTCGATGGGATATCAAATTTTGTACTTATGCCGGTGGACAAAGTACTGTTTTAGTTTAATCCctaacattttaattttatttttaaagtttgaaatattctatttttatactaaacttgAAACATATTTAGTGCTGACATATAATCTGAACAAAACATATTTTAGTTCCCAAGTGTTTTTCAAGTTTTTTGCATAGTTCTATTAGTGTGACATATTTTGCACCTTCGGTATCGATTACTTATGGTGTCATGTTTTCTACGTAGATTCCATCCTGTCGGAAACTGATTGGACCTCGGTCATGCAAAAAGGTGTGGGATCAATTCATGCATGAAACGGAGATCATTGTCTCGAAGGCACTTGAACTGGTATGTATTATATTTCATATCTTCCTTTCTAAAGTTTTCAGAGCTTTGACTTCATGTATAATAAGGGGAAAATCTGTTTAGAGAATATTAGTTTGGGGTAATCTCTGAAAATATGATTCTCCACACCATGTAATCTAATGGTTAATATCCAAGTGCCTAGTCATGACAATTATCTATGGTGCCCCATTTCGTCACTGAAGAATCATCACCATTGATATAATCctcttttttttactatttttgtaatttcttttGACACTTCAACAATAGAGTTTTTGAATATGAGAGCAAGTGAGAGGGAGTATTTTGTTTTTTACTTGGAGGAAGTCAGTATGTTGAGTGTTATATGAATAAAGAGAGTAAAATTGAGTGTGAATGTTGTGTGAATAATAGAGTAAAGTTGAAATCGTGGATCGGGTCAAATGAAAAAGAAATCAACCATTTATGTTGCTTCCATTAATCGTTGCCAACCATTTTTCTATCTCCCCAAATCATCACTCACAATTTTTATTAACTCGTGTAAAAC
This window harbors:
- the LOC112777800 gene encoding protein ROOT HAIR DEFECTIVE 3 homolog 1-like, which produces MSELGESSTGVELHSKGTPVQGSAANPCYPTQLIDGDNCKLFKVAETENFVKEMELDKCGQSYAVVSIIGPQSSGKSTLLNHLFCTNFQEMNADAGRNQTTKGIWIARCAGIEPCTLVLDVEGTDGKERGEQHDTSFERQSALFALAVSDVALINMWCHDIGRHTAANRPLLKTIFRVRMKLFTPRKITLLFVIRDKTKTPFEILKGLLLKDMEEIWKDFTTSKPDSHNEAALNDFFIVEVVALSSYEDKEEQFKEEVTILRQQICYSIVQDKPARDSVVPLSDFPYSSQEIWEKIKADKDLDLPSHKVMVATVRCEKIARDLAAKEEWHQFKKDMNCSTTEFVNRLSSQIVACLSEYDAETSYYDKGPRSTYKNQLKEKLLQLSEPALVSALEHIRSTILVEFKHTFKTALKQGEEFYAVASSCIELCLSNFDKACPVADVVIEMTNKCKIGVRRKLQLDIVLVVSSSYQEKLREVLSESIEKELFGGVIIDPWKSIREVLRTEVRPTVSQLSTALIGLGIGPYTRKMIENLEDYARSVVKEKVRGEAKNVQTRMKMCFESRFVNRLYIGNDDIPTAAKSARCYSLTLLSILAAIRLDDDDTDDIKEILEAELLDSSSSSAKRKRNNAKFDPLCLASDSWEQIPSCRKLIGPRSCKKVWDQFMHETEIIVSKALELGKSGFSKWSRIRKIAIISAATLFVSGGVTAAAILGPLGLLPLLPLI